ATATGTCGCGCTTCGTCGGCAAGCGCCTGTTCCAGAGCTCGCCCGCGGTGGCCCTGCAAGATGTCGACGGCGTGCTGCGGCGCGGCGCGGCCGAAGCCCAGGTGTATGCCGCTGCCGAGGCGCCGGCCGAACCTGCGGCGGCGGCCAAAGGCGCGCCACGGTTGGTGGCGGTCACCGCTTGCCCGACCGGCGTGGCCCACACCTTCATGGCGGCCGAGGCCTTGCAGCAGACCGCCAAGCGCCTGGGTTATGAGTTGCAAGTGGAAACCCAGGGCTCGGTCGGCGCGCGCAACCCGCTGAGCGCCGAAGCCATCGCCGCGGCGGACGTGGTGCTGCTGGCGGCGGATATCGAAGTGCCCACCGAGCGCTTCGCTGGCAAGAAGATCTACCGCTGCGGCACCGGGGTGGCGCTCAAGCAGTCCGAGGCCACCCTGAACAAGGCCCTGGCCGAGGGGCAGGTGGAGTCGGCGGCGACCGGCGCTGGCGCCGCGCCGGCCAAGCAGGAGAAGACCGGGGTCTACAAGCACTTGTTGACCGGCGTGTCGTTCATGCTGCCGATGGTGGTGGCGGGGGGCTTGATGATCGCCCTGTCGTTCGTGTTCGGCATCACCGCGTTCAAGGAAGAGGGCACCCTGGCCGCGGCGCTGATGCAGATCGGCGGCGACACCGCGTTCAAGCTGATGGTGCCGCTGCTGGCCGGTTATATCGCCTATTCCATCGCCGACCGTCCGGGCCTGGCGCCGGGGATGATCGGCGGCATGCTCGCCAGCACCCTGGGCGCGGGTTTTATCGGCGGGATCATCGCCGGCTTCATTGCCGGTTATGCGGCCAAGGCCATCAGCCAATACGCGCGCTTGCCGCAGAGCCTGGAGGCGTTGAAGCCGATTCTGATCATTCCGTTGCTGGCCAGCCTGTTCACCGGCCTGGTGATGATCTATGTGGTGGGCAAACCGGTGGCGGGGATGCTCGCCGGCCTGACTCAGTTCCTCGACAGCATGGGCACCACCAACGCGATCCTCTTGGGGGTATTGCTCGGCGGGATGATGTGCGTCGACCTCGGCGGGCCGATCAATAAGGCGGCCTATGCCTTCTCGGTGGGGCTGCTGGCGTCGCAGAGTTACGCACCGATGGCGGCGACCATGGCCGCCGGCATGGTGCCGCCGATCGGCCTGGGCATCGCCACCTTTATCGCCCGGCGCAAGTTTGCCCAGAGCGAGCGCGAGGCGGGCAAGGCGGCGCTGGTGCTGGGGCTGTGCTTTATCTCCGAAGGAGCGATTCCGTTCGCCGCCAAGGACCCGCTGCGAGTGATCCCGG
This portion of the Pseudomonas sp. MRSN 12121 genome encodes:
- a CDS encoding PTS fructose-like transporter subunit IIB, encoding MKLAIVTACPNGMVTSVLCARLLDAAAQRQGWSTSVEVHDAAHPERQLSAATLEAAEWVLLVSTGPVDMSRFVGKRLFQSSPAVALQDVDGVLRRGAAEAQVYAAAEAPAEPAAAAKGAPRLVAVTACPTGVAHTFMAAEALQQTAKRLGYELQVETQGSVGARNPLSAEAIAAADVVLLAADIEVPTERFAGKKIYRCGTGVALKQSEATLNKALAEGQVESAATGAGAAPAKQEKTGVYKHLLTGVSFMLPMVVAGGLMIALSFVFGITAFKEEGTLAAALMQIGGDTAFKLMVPLLAGYIAYSIADRPGLAPGMIGGMLASTLGAGFIGGIIAGFIAGYAAKAISQYARLPQSLEALKPILIIPLLASLFTGLVMIYVVGKPVAGMLAGLTQFLDSMGTTNAILLGVLLGGMMCVDLGGPINKAAYAFSVGLLASQSYAPMAATMAAGMVPPIGLGIATFIARRKFAQSEREAGKAALVLGLCFISEGAIPFAAKDPLRVIPASIAGGALTGALSMYFGCKLMAPHGGLFVMLIPNAINHALLYLLAIVAGSVLTAVVYAVVKRPEASELALEPAGA